Part of the Mercenaria mercenaria strain notata unplaced genomic scaffold, MADL_Memer_1 contig_159, whole genome shotgun sequence genome is shown below.
AAGACAACGTACCTATAGGCTTCATCGTGTGTCCACTATAAGATTTCAAGTTAACCCTTGTATTCTTGATATTTCCTTTAATTctcagttttttcaaaattttcacactCATAACATTGCACTTTGCACCTGTATCCAGTTGCATAGGTATGCAAATTCCATTCACTCTTACTTGTACTGTCATGTCATGTGTAACAGAATTTACACTTTTGTCACTTGTTGAAATTTCCATATATTCAAATTCTCCGCTGGTATCACTGTCACTTTCTGAAAAGTCGTCCATCATGTGTACTTTACCGTATCTAGATTTCCTCTGGGATTTTGATTTacacattttctcaaaatgtcCGGGTTTCTTACATTTCCTACAAGTTTTTCCATTAGCGGGGCACGTAGCTGTGGTATGCTGGTATCCACATTTAAGGCATATCCTTGGTTGAAAGTATTTCGCTCCTGATTGTTTTggttgaaatgtttttttctttgatattgaaGGTTTTCGTTTGATTCCATGCAAGGATTTGTCTTCCGACTCCATTTCTTTTACTTGTGTTTGAGATATTTCATGAGTTCTGGCAATGTCCAAACAATCTTGCAGTTTTAAATCTGAACCTTTCCTAATTAAGCTTTCCCTAATTTTATGCGATTTTACTCCAAACACTATGTGGTCTCGCACAGTTTCATCATATCTGTCTTCTGGGTAACCACAATCTATTATCAATAATTTCAAATCTGTGACAAATTGTTCAAAAGTTTCATCTTGTTTCTGTACTCTTGATTTCAACAGATATCGTGAATAGATAACGTTCGACTTTGGTTCACAATATTCTTCTAATTTTGTGAAATGGGGTTCCAATTTCTTTTTGTCATCATTATTTAGAGTCCATGTAGAATAAATATTTCTTCCTTTCTCTCCTACCCATAACATCaaataattgactttttgttCTTCCGACTTTGAATTCAAAGGTCCaccaaacataaaattacagtgcgttttgaactttttaaattcCGTTTTTAAGTCTCTAGAATCCCAGTTGATAAAAGGTGTTTTCACTTTATATTCATCCTTCTTTTTATAATGGTGAATTAACAAACAATCAGTTTTTTTACATTTCTGACACCATGTCATGTATTTGAAGAAAGAAACAACAACGACTAGCTCTAGAGTATATTATATACTGACCaagcatacatacaaacatacaactATATTATGAGTAGATGTATATACCAACTTATAAGACAATACATCACATTACCCATGCGTTCATACTCACATTTTAGCTGCCAgtttccatagtgttgacctgtcagacaaacaAACTGTCTTAGAAGATActcctacttttcttggtgtttttggtGGTTTATAAGTCacttaagaacataaggctagtaatttctttgtttttaaattgggCCTGGCTATGATTTACAGCTCTCAGAAAGTTGTTAATTTTTTATCGTACATATAGCAAATCCATTTACTACTGTACAGCCTATAAGTATATATCACGAGACATAAATATCACGTTCGACAAGTATGGTGACCGTGACCGATCATTAAAGTTTCCTTCTGTTAAAGAAAACGTTAATTATTGATAGAATAGATAAAGTTTATAACTACTATAAAAGTGAATATTTATTATGAAGAAATAATATCTAAATTGCCATTTTGTTTAGTGGATATTACAGAATTTTCATTCTACTTCCTCATTACAGGTACGTAAATGTAATATCTCCGTACGTTGGGTTTTTACTTTTATTGATTAACATGAACTAGGTCAGATTAGCGTTAGAGTTGTTAGCGTTTATTATGTTAAGTAATTAACAAAATGGAACAGACAACAGACGGTGGTCCttcaatttatcaaataaatctataGTTTGTTAACTTTAAACTCGAAATGTAAACTATCATCtacacactatgtacccggataatcttaactctgttcagcggcCCTatctcagtgccaacatggcggatctAAAGCTGATAcagctttgttttctgtgtaatttcaatgtaaaaaggaatgttttggttgttatatctgtctccattgatcaagtgtatatttatttcaaaatgtatcatgttaaatatatcaacccttgtgttttggAGTGGAATGCCGACGAACAAGacaaacttttcaatgaaaaattttacaaaaaaatctttaaaaatacctatatactattttgttgtttgaaagcaaaaatatactgctttataggtccgtttacactatgttgttcacccactacatgttgacacaatacatgttcaaatgtactgacagcgaggaAAGGGATAAAAATCTAACttcgagttgataaaaaccgaactcagtttacatgaggaatggataaaaccTAATTTACACGAAATCGCGGGAAGGaaaaacacctaactgactagtattctatagaaatgaatgagttgacatgtacatggtctgattattgtaaacattactttactttTTAAGCGGTAATAtgttcaaactttgtcattaatttacAAGCTGTTATATgcatgcccactacagtcaaaaaaaatttcataaatttaatattatgcaaatagaaaagtttgcaaaaatctggataaaccctcgcaaaaataattcaatataaaagtcaaaactattatataattatataagaaattatttaataccaccgatgttcgaagttctgtaaccCCAACCTTCTCTTCCTCcatctctctctcacacacacagtCTCAGAAGAATtgcgtttgtttcaaatcttgtatatcttatagtgtaagggattttatagaggtgctaatggaatattttgatattgtttaaatgggattagatttaggattgattattaaatatgatatttttcagaaggTAAGAAGGGAAGataagtatgtgtgtgtgtgtgtgtgtgtgtgtgtgtgtgtttgtgtgtgttgtgTTGGGGAGGTGGGGGGTGATCATTGACTGACAGGGCAGGAGTGTGGAAATCcacacatttttcacttgtccacggacacttaaaatccaCTTGACCATAGTCAAATTACACTCGCtcggatttgtaatattaaaccttcatgtaACTGCAAAAAGGCTGGagaattctttatttaggacaatgaaaagaaaagcatatcacagtaactgtggtaaagaATAAGCTGTTAAGAAATGGCACAAACagggttcgggatcttttgatgccatgcccaaaacactgtccacgcaatggtacaaagccagataaattcagagaaagactcttaaaacgttccgacttgttttagccatacttgcgatctctgtgtgcttttgattttcatttggctgactactagctcccatatttcctttgacagtgacttattgtctcagcagttggaat
Proteins encoded:
- the LOC128551723 gene encoding uncharacterized protein K02A2.6-like; this encodes MTWCQKCKKTDCLLIHHYKKKDEYKVKTPFINWDSRDLKTEFKKFKTHCNFMFGGPLNSKSEEQKVNYLMLWVGEKGRNIYSTWTLNNDDKKKLEPHFTKLEEYCEPKSNVIYSRYLLKSRVQKQDETFEQFVTDLKLLIIDCGYPEDRYDETVRDHIVFGVKSHKIRESLIRKGSDLKLQDCLDIARTHEISQTQVKEMESEDKSLHGIKRKPSISKKKTFQPKQSGAKYFQPRICLKCGYQHTTATCPANGKTCRKCKKPGHFEKMCKSKSQRKSRYGKVHMMDDFSESDSDTSGEFEYMEISTSDKSVNSVTHDMTVQVRVNGICIPMQLDTGAKCNVMSVKILKKLRIKGNIKNTRVNLKSYSGHTMKPIGTLSLPCIINDSSHEIKFHIIHEKAPTVLGVESCITIGLVKRVYGVHAETKQNANVRNEFVEDKFPNLFKGIGCLPKKHHIEIEKDAKPVVNPPRNVPVKLRSRVKDELDRMLEEGIIVKENEPTDWVNNTVTVVKPNGSLRICLDPSDLNKCIKRPHYPLKTIEDVVTRIPNAKVFSKKLDCVSSFWQVELDEESSKLCTFNSCFGKFRFLRMPFGIKSASEVFQNVISEILDDIDGVEVIMDDILVTGTNTEEHDQRLKEVWQRLEDNNLKLSKDKCDIRKSSVSYFGHTLTSDGLKPHPEKIRAVLDMKPPQNKQQVKTFIGFIQYLSKFLPMLSEKTEILRRILKKDVIFYWGKQEDEH